The following coding sequences lie in one Benincasa hispida cultivar B227 chromosome 6, ASM972705v1, whole genome shotgun sequence genomic window:
- the LOC120079068 gene encoding LOW QUALITY PROTEIN: ribulose bisphosphate carboxylase large chain-like (The sequence of the model RefSeq protein was modified relative to this genomic sequence to represent the inferred CDS: deleted 4 bases in 3 codons), which translates to MLTSIVGNLFGFKALRALRLEDLRIPTAYVKTFHGPPHGIQVERDKLNKYGRPLLGCTIKPKLGLSAKNYGRAVYECLRGGLDFTKYDENVNSQPFMHWRDCFLFCAEAFYKSQVETSEIKGHYLNATVGTCENEEMKRVVFARELGVPIVMHDYLTGGFTANTSLAHYCRDNGLLLHIHRAMHAVIDRQKNHGMHFRVLAKALRMSGGDHIHAGTVVGKVEGERNITLGFVDLLRDDFIEKDRSRGIYFTQDWVSLPGVLPVASGGIHVWHMPALTEIFGDDSVLQFDGGNINTIEILPLALYYVA; encoded by the exons ATGTTGACTTCCATTGTGGGTAATTTATTTGGATTCAAGGCTCTGCGTGCTCTACGTCTGGAGGATTTACGAATCCCTACTGCTTATGTTAAAACTTTCCACGGCCCGCCTCATGGTATCCAGGTTGAAAGAGATAAATTGAACAAGTATGGTCGCCCTCTATTGGGATGTACTATTAAACCAAAATTGGGATTATCCGCTAAGAATTATGGTAGAGCAGTTTATGAATGTCTACGCGGTGGACTTGATTTTACCAAATATGATGAAAACGTGAATTCCCAACCATTTATGCATTGGAGAGACTGTTTCCTATTTTGTGCGGAAGCCTTTTATAAATCACAGGTTGAAACAAGTGAAATCAAGGGACATTACTTGAATGCTACTGTAGGTACATGCGAA AATGAGGAGATGAAAAGGGTTGTATTTGCCAGAGAATTGGGAGTTCCTATCGTAATGCATGACTACTTAACAGGTGGATTCACTGCAAATACTAGCTTGGCTCATTATTGCCGAGATAATGGTCTACTTCTTCACATTCACCGTGCAATGCATGCCGTTATTGATAGACAGAAGAATCATGGTATGCACTTCCGTGTACTAGCTAAAGCATTACGTATGTCTGGTGGAGATCATATTCACGCTGGTACCGTAGTAGGTAAA GTCGAAGGGGAAAGAAACATCACTTTAGGCTTTGTTGATTTACTACGTGAtgattttattgaaaaagaCCGAAGCCGCGGTATTTATTTCACTCAAGATTGGGTCTCTTTACCAGGTGTTCTGCCAGTGGCTTCCGGTGGTATTCACGTTTGGCATATG CCTGCTCTAACCGAGATTTTTGGAGATGATTCTGTACTACAATTCGACGGAGGCAACATTAATACCATagaaattctcccacttgccctatatTACGTTGCTTGA